The genomic region ATATttccaacagtcttgaaggaggcGTTTGGTTGTTGGCTCCGGCTTTCTCATGCCACCTAAATCGGGGGGTGGACATCCAGTGTTAGATTTACAATAGAGCAGCGCAGATCACGTTGTAGGATATTCTTTTCACTGATAATAGTATTAATAAACTGGAAATACAGGCCTGGATTCCGCACTAATGCCTATTGACACGTTTTAAAGTGTGTTGTTTAGCGACAGCCAACTGTCAACCCTTGTAAAATGGTACATTCCACATgtgaaacttccacaacaaaaaTGGCACATGAGAACGAGAACTGCAGATTGAACTAACCGACGTTTCTCATCAGCGTCCGTACCGAAAACGAAACCTAACCACACGGTGTGGTTGACACACTGATCCAGGTGAAGCAGCAGTAACACGAGCCGTTAGCCCCCTCAGCGTCACTCAGGCATGGCACTGCAAATATATATCAGAGCCCCACTATGCACTGGCCCTCTGTCCCGTGTCCGCGCTCACTTCCAGGGAGCCGGTGTCAAGTTCAAACACTTTTTAACTCCTGGAAGCCTCCGGCTGGGAGGACAGCCAGCAACAAGTCCTGTCCGCGGCCATATTAACGCTGCCCCCCGAGCTGAGaagttttcaacaacaacaacaaccgcaGCACTTTTGAAGTCCAGTCAGGGGAACGCCTCTTCCTCACCCCGGGGGATGAGAGGTTGGCTGGGCAAGGTAGCCCTCGGTGCCGCCCTCGGAGTGAGCACAGTCGCTTTGGTCGATTCTCTCCACACCGGAACAGTTACCGCCATGGCTCGCAAAGTTAAACTGGACTCCGCCGAGGGAGACTGGAAGGAGACCAAGGGTGAGACTGTTCAGCCAAGGCCTAGACgatcaaaattacatttttgcaaTGGCTTCATGCAACGTGCTTTGTGATCAAGCTAAAGAGAAACGTGTGCTGTCTGAACATGACTCAAACACCTGTCCGGCTGGTTTTGGCTGAGGCTAAGATGTTGTCTACCTGAGTTGGCACAAGACTAAAGAATAAAAACTAGCTACCCTATATGCTCTTAAATGGATGATACCAAATAATTATCACAGCAAATGCAGCAAGTCCATACCAACATTAGACCTGAAAGAGTGAAACTGATTGTAAAATTTTGTCttctgttatatatatattacactaaAAAGCCAATATATGAAAAACAGTGTAAGCCAGTACAAAGTAATTATATGCATTTGGGTTGCAAAATGATCATTTTAAATTCTTATCTAGCCCAAGAGGatcttttgatttaaaaactatTAATTTGATAATTGTGCAATGTAGAAAAGCAAGCAAATTAGTTGAGTTTAAAAAGCTGAAACtcgcaaatatttgttttttcttctttctaaaAAATGAATGCAGTCGGCCCTAAAGTAAAGCACCTTCTGTGATATGTAAGCTTTGCTTGTCTTCATAAAGTAAATCTGTACATAAGCAAACTGGAATTTGAGTGCAAAAGCTGCACAGAGACCATTAAGTACTTTTTAGGGTACTCTAATTTTATAGTAACATGCGTTAGGTTTTATGTAGGAATGTAAGTGTTCATTAGGTGGGTATCATAGATCGTAAAAATAAGGTGGGTATGCATGAGCTATTTCTTCAGTCTGGTATGCAAACGTGTTAATGCAAAACTTGCTATGTTTCTCTATTCGTTAACGTAAATAAATACTagacaaaatatttattttatatctaGCTAACTGATTCACTGTCTTccgctctctttctctgttgtctctatCAGACTTCttgctgtctctgtctgtgacGGACAGGCGTGAACACTACAGGACGTCTAACTTCGTGCCACTGGACGACATCTCAGTCTGGACTCCCACTGCAGGTCAGACACCCAACATCAGTCAAAGTCACTGTCAAGATCACTCAGAGTTGGGTGGTGCTGCTGGTGAGACTTTACTAGAGCGATGCATAGACATGATAACACATGAAGATAACACTTTCAACAGTGTTATCAGATGTTTGGCCACATTACATCAAAGCACTTTCTAAATTAGGAATATAACGTAAGGGGAGCTCATTGTatgcaaaatataaatatattcatatgTAATATAACCTTCTGATGCAGGCAGATAAACAAATTAGGGACACACAAAGCAAAAGATGAATATGCTGACCTTAGATGCAATGTAACATCAGAAGTTTATGGAAGGGTAAAATACCTGACCAGGTTCAGGAATGACTGAACAACAGCCAGTTGAATTGGAAACCTCCCTATGGATACTGGTGGTGATGAGATGATGAGAATGCTGAAGATCTAGATGTGATGAGGAGGTGGACTTATGATGAGAAGGGCCACAACGTTTTaaaatgacagctgacagcagcagagaggaaaacagaTTCAAGCTTTGACAGCAGGGACTTAATTGGCTGATGGAGCTTGTGCaaaatctgattggtttaactaAAACATACATAATCAGCTGAACGAATGAAGCATTAAAGTAGTCCTCCTGAATAAACTTGCGCTGAGCTTCTTGTTTGTGTCTCATTATCAGGCGGTTCTGAAAAAACTCTCTACCAGAGGAATGACAAATTGGACAAGAAGATTTCCCTATACAGCGGTGACATCACCAAGCTGGAGATAGACGCTATTGTCAACGCAGgtatgtgtgtttaaatgagtgtttgtttttagttgGAGCTGTGTGTAGATAGTCATCCAACATGGTCCCCAGTGATCATATTTCACACATGatgaaataaagtgaaaaacagatgaaacatcattttattttcactgttttgCAACAAATGTAAAATTCAGCAGgggaataaaaaacacattcacaagaaCAATATGAAGAAGAAAGCCAACCAGTGGGGAAATATGACAAATAATTATGGATTAAAAAAGTGATGCGAAACTGAGCGCAGTCTGatagcctactgtatatacatatattttttatttttcgtCCTGTCATTAAGCTACCGAGACCCTGAACTTCtccttggggatcaataaacttACCCACCTACCCACCTACCCACCTACCCACCTACCCACCCACCTACCTACTACTATATCTACCCACCCTACCTACCTACCCACTAAACCACCTACCCACTTACCACCTACCTACTATTACCCACTACCCATCTAACCCACCTACCCACCCACTACCTACTACCACCCCACCTACCACCACCTACCTCCTACCTACCCCCCTACCTACCTACCCACTACccacctacctacctacctacctacatACTCCCCACCTACCACTACCTCCTACTACCTACCCACCTACCACCTACccacctacctacctacctacctacctacctacactacctacctacctacctaacccacctacctacctacctacctacctacccaCCTATCTACctactacctacctacctaccctCACCTACCCACCTACCTACCTAACCTACCTCCCTATACTACCTACTACCACTACCTACCTACccacctacctacctacctacctgcCTGGGACACCATTCGTTATCACAACCAAACAcaactctgtttttgttgttgcatctTTGCAACTGGTGCCTACTGCTGCATCttattgattattttcattacctgtaaacatgttgatttttttccccgaCCAAATCCATTTTTAATCTATTAGATGtagaaaaatattgaaaaagtactGTACGTCTTCAAATGTCTAATTTCATTCTTTGGACTGacaatccaaaacccaaagatattcaatttacaataattATTGTTTGCcatgtttgccatttttgcTTTGTTCAAacaatttataatatatatttataaagttAATTGGTGATCAAAATTGTTGCCAAATAAGTTTTAATTGACATATTGACTAATTGTCTCAACTGACATGAAAAcataatcaaatcaaattaaagTTGTTCTGGCAGAAAATCAATTTTAATgtggtgaaatgtttttttttaaatgacttgcaGACAACAAGACAATTTATTTGTTGCTATTAAAATATCTATAATCACATGGACGTTTATTAAtaccaaaatgtaattatgtgGGCTTTCCATATAGACACCAATGTAATACTGACCAGTTCTAAAATGAGTTAAACTGTAATGAAAGGCGTCAGAAGTAAGcagaataacaataaaaagCTGATACCAAATATAGGAAAAAGCTCATAATGTGAATGGATGTATTCATCTAaccttaaaacatttttattaaatgagtGACATGatctttatacatttttaaagacaAGTATGCCCGCATAACACACTTCCTCCCTTCAGTTGTTCCAGGATTAGAGCGTTTTCCAGTGACCTCTAGATGGAGCCAAAAGCCAGCTCATTAATTGAAGACTTTTTCCCACAAGGCTGTTTGGGCATTTGGGGGAAATTGAATCGGTGCCTTGG from Etheostoma spectabile isolate EspeVRDwgs_2016 chromosome 10, UIUC_Espe_1.0, whole genome shotgun sequence harbors:
- the macrod1 gene encoding ADP-ribose glycohydrolase MACROD1 isoform X2, encoding MALQIYIRAPLCTGPLSRVRAHFQGAGVKFKHFLTPGSLRLGGQPATSPVRGHINAAPRAEKFSTTTTTAALLKSSQGNASSSPRGMRGWLGKVALGAALGVSTVALVDSLHTGTVTAMARKVKLDSAEGDWKETKDFLLSLSVTDRREHYRTSNFVPLDDISVWTPTAGGSEKTLYQRNDKLDKKISLYSGDITKLEIDAIVNAANKTLLGGGGVDGAIHRAAGPMLKKECASLQGCETGEAKITCGYGLPAKYVIHTVGPIAQGGVGEKEKNALRSCYKNSLQTATKNAARSVAFPCISTGIYGYPPEQAVHEALATVREYLDEHHDKLDRVIFCVFLPTDKELYLQTLPLYFPAAHQ
- the macrod1 gene encoding ADP-ribose glycohydrolase MACROD1 isoform X3, which codes for MALQIYIRAPLCTGPLSRVRAHFQGAGVKFKHFLTPGSLRLGGQPATSPVRGHINAAPRAEKFSTTTTTAALLKSSQGNASSSPRGMRGWLGKVALGAALGVSTVALVDSLHTGTVTAMARKVKLDSAEGDWKETKDFLLSLSVTDRREHYRTSNFVPLDDISVWTPTAGGSEKTLYQRNDKLDKKISLYSGDITKLEIDAIVNAANKTLLGGGGDVIHTVGPIAQGGVGEKEKNALRSCYKNSLQTATKNAARSVAFPCISTGIYGYPPEQAVHEALATVREYLDEHHDKLDRVIFCVFLPTDKELYLQTLPLYFPAEATIKSKL
- the macrod1 gene encoding ADP-ribose glycohydrolase MACROD1 isoform X1; the encoded protein is MALQIYIRAPLCTGPLSRVRAHFQGAGVKFKHFLTPGSLRLGGQPATSPVRGHINAAPRAEKFSTTTTTAALLKSSQGNASSSPRGMRGWLGKVALGAALGVSTVALVDSLHTGTVTAMARKVKLDSAEGDWKETKDFLLSLSVTDRREHYRTSNFVPLDDISVWTPTAGGSEKTLYQRNDKLDKKISLYSGDITKLEIDAIVNAANKTLLGGGGVDGAIHRAAGPMLKKECASLQGCETGEAKITCGYGLPAKYVIHTVGPIAQGGVGEKEKNALRSCYKNSLQTATKNAARSVAFPCISTGIYGYPPEQAVHEALATVREYLDEHHDKLDRVIFCVFLPTDKELYLQTLPLYFPAEATIKSKL